Genomic window (Desulforapulum autotrophicum HRM2):
CAGGCAAAATTGGCTTCAAGGTTAACAGTAGAAATCCAACGGACGGGTCTGGATGTCACACCTTCCCTCCCTCCCCCCGGGTCTGCTGTCCAAACAGACCACTTGCTGTAATGGTCAAAGTCTGGCCATCATATTTACTTGACACAACTGCGTCCCGATTTTACAATTGAGTATCGTTTCTAATCCAGAAGCGAAATTTTCAGTTTTTTCAAGGTCATCACCTAAACACACCAGGCAGGATCTGGTAAGGAGGATACCATGAGAATACATCCCCAAAGGATCATGTGTGCTGTTGATTTTTCTGACTTCACAGACACCATTCTCTCCTACAGCATTGCACTTTCCAAAGAATTTCATGCAAAACTCTTTCTGATCCATGTGGCCGTTGAGGTAGAGCCTCTCCTCAAGAGCAGTGAAATTGCCATTGATGTTGAAGCCCTTCAAGCAAAACACATGGAAAAGGCTTTTAACCGGCTTAAAGCCTTCGTAAAAGAGACAGAAACACCCCATGAAATCCTTGTCACCAAGGGAAACCCGGCAGACAAGATCCGGGATCTTGCCCTGGAACACAAGGTGGACATGGTCATCACCGCCACCCACGGAAACTCAGGGATAAAGCGGTTCATGCTCGGGTCGGTCACAGAAAAACTGATTAAAACGATTCACTGCCCCCTGCTTGTGCTCAACACACGAAAATTTGATATAGCTTCCCCGGCTCCCCATGGAATTGAGCTCAAAAGAATTCTGGTGGGCTGCGATTTTTCCCAGGATTCCAAACTTGCCTTTGATTATGGACTGAGTCTTGCCCAGGAATTCCAGGCAGAACTCTACCTGGCCCATGTGGTCAAACCCACAGAGCACCTTCATTTAAAAGCGTCTGATTATATTGATGTGGCACCGGCAGACTATGTCAAATGGCGATCCAGTGATTATTTTGAAATGCAGAAAAGATCCTTGGACGAAAAACGGGAAAAATTCGACAAACTGAGGGGGAATCTTGAAAGGCAGCTATACTTCATGGTTCCGGAAGAGAGTCGAAACTGGTGCACGCCCAAGACAATCCTTCTGGATGGAGAGCCCTACAAGGAACTCATCTCCTATGCCCAGGAAAAAAAGATCGACATGATCGTACTGGGCATCCGGGGGCACACCCTATGGGAAAAACTCATGGTGGGGTCAACCACTGATCGGATCATCCGCCAGTCGCCCTGCCCGGTGCTGGCCGTTCGACCGCTCAACCCCAAAAAACAGACCTCGGAAAAATAGCAGACCGGTTCCCGGATTCTTTCCTATACCGGGAACCTGCTGCCCAAAAAAATTCAATCAGGCAATGACCGCCTTGAACGGCTCCAGTCCCACGCGCTCAACCATCTTGCCAAGGCGCTCGCCCGTCTTTGCATTCTCATTGTAATAGACAACCACCTTGTCCACGGCTTCAAGCACCCCGTCGTCGGTAAGATCAACGGCAAGCTCCTTTGCGATTCTGGGAACCGGCCCCACATTTCCGCCAATGACAAGCTTCCAGCCTTTTTTGTCCCCAATGAGTCCTACATCCCTGACCCATGATTCAGCACAGCTTAAACGACAGCCTGAAACGGCCATCTTGAACTTTCCCTTAAGGTTGACCCCGTGATAGCGCTCGTCAAGGATGGTTGCGACCCTGAGGGCGTCCTGCAGGCCAAGCTTGCAAAAGGTATTTCCCGGGCAGGCCCGGATGCTTCTCACGCACATCCCGACGGCAGCACCATGGGACATGCCCAGATCCTCCCAGGCTTGGTCAATATCCTCTTCTTTCAGCCCCACGATTGCAATCCTGGCAGCACCGGTAATTTTCAGCGCATGGACCTTGTATTTTTCGGCAACATCAGCGATCTTTCTGAGCAAATCCGGCGTCACCACGCCACAGGGAATGTGGGGTGCAATGGCGTAAGTTTCCTTGTCTCTCTGGGGGATGGCCCCCTTTTCTCCTACTTTCAGCATTTATTATCCTTTCCCGTCCAGGGCTCTGCGGCCCCACGGTTTTAATTGATGATTAATAACACCAGACTATATCCATATAGGAAAAAAAGGTTTTCTGTCAAGGCAAGAACCAGAACTTTTAAACACACAGGCAAACATCAAATCAGGGGAATGCTATTCTCAATTATTATTCCAGGTCGGGGTTGCAGGTGGCATGGGGACCGGTTTCTTCCCCAAGTGGTTCAAGCCCCAGGAAGGCTCTGACCACGGTGTTGTGACTGGACTCTGCCACCCATGAACCGTCTCCTGCCACCACCAGGGGAACAAAGAAAAGATTGGCTGACCGAAAAAAATCCATTGTCTTCATCACCAGATTCTCAGCCCGTTCGCAGGAAGGAATCGGTTCAACCCTTTTAATGTTGAGATACGCTTCATAGGAATAATTATTACAGATGGCCTGCACAGCCAGATCCAGGCTTGAATCCCCGAGAAGGGGATAAATGATCACCTTGATTCCCATGCCCGACTCCTGGGCCGCCAATTCAAGCTTGGGCAGAAGATCCTTGCAATGGGAACAATTGGGATCAGTGACCACATAGAAAAAATCCCGGGCCTGCCCCGGGTTATAGGACAGCGCCACAAGTTCATCCAGGGCCTTGATATTTTTTTTAAAAAAGGTTGCTCGGTTCTCCTTTTCCAGAGCCTTTTTTACAGCAAGTTTTTCCCGTTCTTTTTCAGCCACATCGGACATGGCATTCAGGGTTTCCCGGGTAAGGGATATGCCATTTTTGAAAAGCCGACCGGCCAGTATAAAATCTTTGCCCGCATAGATCGGCGCAAGCCCCCCGTTAATGGCAAGAACAACCTCACACAACTCCCCTCGCTCCGTCATCTGAAGTATCCTTGCGTCATTGGGCAGGGAAATATGGCTTGAAATCCAGTCAAGGTCCACATGGCTGCAAACAGATTCAGAAAAACAGGGTGCTGCCATTGCAAAAAAAAAGACAAGACCCGTAAACAGGGCTTTCATTCCCCTTGTCTTGCTTGGATATCTCAAATCAATAACCTCCATATATTAGTTCAAAAACAAAAACCAGGAATGCAACTTTTAGGTTTAATATTTTCCTGCCTTGGTTCAAGCGTTTTAAACCCAGGTTTTTCTGATTCATATACGCAACCAAGGCATTTGTAAATTTTTTTTAAAATTTTAAAATTTCAATTTTTGAAAAGATTGCCTTTTTTATAAAATTATGGATTACTTCTAATTTAATGTATCCGCTATTAAACAGCAACCTGGTATAGATATTGACATGAAACTTACCTCCCCTTCACATCCTTTGATTCGAAAAGCCCCTGGGATGATTCGGTTGTTCCCGTTTCTGCAATGGATCACCCTTATCAACGCCCATTCATTAAAGGCGGATTTATCGGCCGGGCTGACCAATGCCTTCATCGTTCTTCCCCAGGGGGTCTCATTTGCAATGATCGCAGGGCTGCCTTCGGAATACGGCCTGTACACGGCCCTGGTTCCACCGATCATCGCAGCCCTTTTTGGCTCTTCCAGACATTTAATCAGCGGCCCGACCACGGCGCTTTCCATCATTATCTTTTCCACCCTGAGCCCTTTGGTGGAACCCGGTTCAATGGCCTATATCCAGCTGGTGCTGACATTGACCTTTCTTGCCGGCGTTTTCCAGCTCGTCTTTGGCCTTGCAAAGCTTGGCACGGTTCTCAATTTCGTATCCCACTCTGTGATTGTCGGATTCACAGCCGGTGCCGCCTTCCTCATTGCCGCAGGCCAGCTCAAATATGCCATGGGGATCGTTGTTCCCAATGGATCTTCATTTTTTACAACCTGTGCCATCCTCATAAAATCGTCCAGCCATAGCAATTGGTCTGAACTTGCCGTGGCCATTGTCACCCTGATCTGCGGGGTTATTTTAAAAGCATGGCGTCCCCGCTGGCCCGGACTGCTCATGGCCATGATCATCGGCAGCGTATTTGCCGTGGCCATCAATGGGCAGGCCCATGGGGTAAGACTTCTCGGGGCACTTTCAGGAAGCCTGCCACCCCTTTCAACACCCGATTTCACCCTTGACACACTACGAATGCTTGCCCCCGGCGCCCTGGCCCTGGCCCTTATCGGACTCATCGAAGCCTCGTCCATTGCACGATCAATTGCCGTTAATTCAAAACAGCACATTGACGGAAGCCAGGAGTTCATCGGTCAGGGGCTATCAAATATTGTGGGCAGTTTTTTTTCAGGATATGCAAGTTCCGGGTCGTTTACCCGGTCGGGGGTCAATTATGAAGCCGGTGCCCAGACCCCCCTTTCAAGCATTTTTTCAGCACTCGTTCTTGGTGCCATTATTTTGCTGGTGGCACCATTAACAGCCTGGCTTCCCCTGTCCGCCATGGGCGGCATTATTCTCATTGTGGCATTCAAGCTCATTGATCTGCGCCACATCCGGGAAATTTTAAAGAGCAGTCGGTCAGAATCCTTTGTTCTTGCCACCACCTTTTGCGCAACCCTTGTATTTGAAATTGAATTTGCCATCTATGCAGGTGTGCTTCTATCCCTTGCCATCTATCTCACCCGCATGTCACATCCCTTTGTTCACACCCTGGTTCCTGATCCCCAAACCCCCCAACGGCGAATGACACCCATTCACAATGGGGATCTGCCTGAATGCCCCCAGTTGAAAATCATCCTCATCGACGGCTCCTTGTTCTTCGGTGCAGCCAATCATATTGCCCAGATTTTTGAAGAGATTGACGCAGATAGCCCCAGACACCTTCTGATTGTAGGCTCAAGGATCAGCTACATCGATGTTTCAGGAGCAATGATGCTGGTCCAGGAGGCCCAACGGCGCCGGTCCCTGGGAAAACGACTCTTCCTGTGCAGCCTGAGCCAGAAAATCCGACATTT
Coding sequences:
- a CDS encoding universal stress protein — protein: MRIHPQRIMCAVDFSDFTDTILSYSIALSKEFHAKLFLIHVAVEVEPLLKSSEIAIDVEALQAKHMEKAFNRLKAFVKETETPHEILVTKGNPADKIRDLALEHKVDMVITATHGNSGIKRFMLGSVTEKLIKTIHCPLLVLNTRKFDIASPAPHGIELKRILVGCDFSQDSKLAFDYGLSLAQEFQAELYLAHVVKPTEHLHLKASDYIDVAPADYVKWRSSDYFEMQKRSLDEKREKFDKLRGNLERQLYFMVPEESRNWCTPKTILLDGEPYKELISYAQEKKIDMIVLGIRGHTLWEKLMVGSTTDRIIRQSPCPVLAVRPLNPKKQTSEK
- a CDS encoding nitrite/sulfite reductase domain-containing protein; translated protein: MLKVGEKGAIPQRDKETYAIAPHIPCGVVTPDLLRKIADVAEKYKVHALKITGAARIAIVGLKEEDIDQAWEDLGMSHGAAVGMCVRSIRACPGNTFCKLGLQDALRVATILDERYHGVNLKGKFKMAVSGCRLSCAESWVRDVGLIGDKKGWKLVIGGNVGPVPRIAKELAVDLTDDGVLEAVDKVVVYYNENAKTGERLGKMVERVGLEPFKAVIA
- a CDS encoding thioredoxin domain-containing protein, with the translated sequence MEVIDLRYPSKTRGMKALFTGLVFFFAMAAPCFSESVCSHVDLDWISSHISLPNDARILQMTERGELCEVVLAINGGLAPIYAGKDFILAGRLFKNGISLTRETLNAMSDVAEKEREKLAVKKALEKENRATFFKKNIKALDELVALSYNPGQARDFFYVVTDPNCSHCKDLLPKLELAAQESGMGIKVIIYPLLGDSSLDLAVQAICNNYSYEAYLNIKRVEPIPSCERAENLVMKTMDFFRSANLFFVPLVVAGDGSWVAESSHNTVVRAFLGLEPLGEETGPHATCNPDLE
- a CDS encoding SulP family inorganic anion transporter, whose protein sequence is MKLTSPSHPLIRKAPGMIRLFPFLQWITLINAHSLKADLSAGLTNAFIVLPQGVSFAMIAGLPSEYGLYTALVPPIIAALFGSSRHLISGPTTALSIIIFSTLSPLVEPGSMAYIQLVLTLTFLAGVFQLVFGLAKLGTVLNFVSHSVIVGFTAGAAFLIAAGQLKYAMGIVVPNGSSFFTTCAILIKSSSHSNWSELAVAIVTLICGVILKAWRPRWPGLLMAMIIGSVFAVAINGQAHGVRLLGALSGSLPPLSTPDFTLDTLRMLAPGALALALIGLIEASSIARSIAVNSKQHIDGSQEFIGQGLSNIVGSFFSGYASSGSFTRSGVNYEAGAQTPLSSIFSALVLGAIILLVAPLTAWLPLSAMGGIILIVAFKLIDLRHIREILKSSRSESFVLATTFCATLVFEIEFAIYAGVLLSLAIYLTRMSHPFVHTLVPDPQTPQRRMTPIHNGDLPECPQLKIILIDGSLFFGAANHIAQIFEEIDADSPRHLLIVGSRISYIDVSGAMMLVQEAQRRRSLGKRLFLCSLSQKIRHFMDLGDFTRDIGEANIFDSKLTAIARIVSELETPVCQSCPARIFQECPPLKKGKRTVDPGLEPTVLP